The DNA window CCCGTAGGCGAGGATGCCCGCGGCGACGACGATCAGGAAGATCCCGGTGTAGAGGAAGAATCGGTGGAAGTCGAGGCGGATGGCGCCCAGATACAGCAAGACGGTGAGCACCACCGCCACCAGGACACCGAGGAGGAGGCCGAGCAGGGGCCACCAGCCGCCGGACACACTCTCCGCGTAGCCGACCATCAACAGCGCCGTCTCGAAGCCCTCCCGGCCCACCGCGAGGAACGCGAGACCCATCACCGAGACACCGCCGGCCATCAGGGCGCTGGACATGTTGGTCTTGAGGTCCGACGAGATGTGCGCGGACGCCTTGCTCATCCACAGCACCATGAATGTGACGATGGCCACCGCCACCAGAGACGCAATGCCGGCAATCAGCTCGGCGGCCAGGGGAGTCATCGTCGACGTGCCGAAGTGGATGACCAGGAAGACGATCACCACCATGGCCAACGCGGCGGCCACTCCGGCCCAGATCCACTTGAGGGCGTCGCGCCGGTCGGCGCGGGTGACGAAGGCGATCAGGATCATGACCACAATGCCCGTTTCGAGGCCTTCGCGAAGGCCGATGAGTCCGCTACCGAACATCTGCGCGAAAACCGAGGGCGCGCCACCCGCAGCGAGAATCTCCACCGTGCTCTTTTCGCCGCGCCC is part of the Gordonia bronchialis DSM 43247 genome and encodes:
- the efeU gene encoding iron uptake transporter permease EfeU; the encoded protein is MEILAAGGAPSVFAQMFGSGLIGLREGLETGIVVMILIAFVTRADRRDALKWIWAGVAAALAMVVIVFLVIHFGTSTMTPLAAELIAGIASLVAVAIVTFMVLWMSKASAHISSDLKTNMSSALMAGGVSVMGLAFLAVGREGFETALLMVGYAESVSGGWWPLLGLLLGVLVAVVLTVLLYLGAIRLDFHRFFLYTGIFLIVVAAGILAYGVHALQTVGWLPGLDNTAFDISAHYDQSSWYGTVLAGIFNFRPEPSVLQVIAWVLYIAIVLPLFVRANRRSPAAASGTPDAAPTTPATPDAGL